A region from the Malus domestica chromosome 07, GDT2T_hap1 genome encodes:
- the LOC103439054 gene encoding uncharacterized protein — translation MNPHKTEDLFHHHFHHSHHDLGPPSHQIMESHPSISLPSDDVVLHDPVFPLPPEIDLFRSPSSSPSHYSDENDDVSNPNPKSDPKSQPIYISPEPHISSQFYTFNPESHSLMIRCILDARLATPAEIRAATPRPVLKSWRAVWKDRNEDTAYVTAWKRIQDKLAAHVDQNGNEFLCFKNNNQQFVSHINQWQDIVMSFHSDADLKHLGLKETIDRIKQVWTVGAKFYGIPESYIRVCVAACPVCSTDSSGLAGRGKRRRFEYTESFDVPAKEVPTRLQQLAAKHKVVLCIRQKYIRYKPFMAEVKDYACHRAGEPVAKKSKILKREPYASKRCGCGFRIRAIVPITNYNERDKTFVYQEEGVAVFKLYAVHSGHEPGPLDGNARIMHRVVGHKGGIFMDQDTVYGVSEELDNDGFGLFGKDEGDMQFLVMQQVQELRAEVGLLEEKIVKIPQELLSSVSRDLFDLVNKVRQVGEESSKPMDLLHDKTLAGDILVGDNDLAHWSDHHHERLYGDGKDADLIEDDEDSFGRTLGDGVPWEQLREDCRTPKDLIGDPCKPEKWLKCSEFDEKSMLDCEDTKLTKSLRHDEGIGADVGLVGIQVDSFYQANSKWFDSPCGLDPAADCGDNTFRNGEIV, via the coding sequence atgAATCCTCACAAAACAGAAGATCTCTTCCACCATCATTTCCACCACAGCCACCATGATCTGGGCCCACCTTCCCACCAGATCATGGAATCCCATCCCTCCATTTCACTCCCTTCAGACGACGTCGTCCTCCACGACCCCGTCTTCCCCCTCCCCCCGGAAATCGACCTCTTCcgctccccctcctcctccccctCCCACTACTCCGACGAGAACGACGACGTCTCGAACCCTAACCCCAAATCCGACCCCAAATCCCAGCCCATCTACATCTCCCCGGAGCCCCACATCTCCTCCCAGTTCTACACCTTCAACCCGGAGTCTCATTCCCTCATGATCAGGTGCATCCTCGACGCCCGTCTCGCCACCCCCGCCGAGATCCGCGCCGCCACGCCCCGCCCTGTCCTCAAGTCCTGGCGCGCCGTCTGGAAGGACCGCAACGAGGACACCGCCTACGTCACCGCCTGGAAGCGCATCCAGGACAAGCTCGCCGCCCACGTCGACCAAAACGGTAACGAATTCTTGTGTTTCAAGAACAATAATCAGCAATTCGTTTCTCACATTAATCAGTGGCAAGACATTGTTATGAGTTTCCATAGCGATGCCGATTTGAAGCATTTAGGGTTGAAGGAAACCATTGATAGGATTAAGCAGGTTTGGACTGTAGGTGCTAAGTTTTATGGAATTCCTGAGAGTTACATTAGGGTTTGTGTTGCTGCATGCCCCGTTTGCTCCACGGACAGTTCGGGGCTTGCCGGGAGGGGCAAACGCCGGCGGTTTGAGTATACCGAGTCTTTTGATGTGCCTGCTAAAGAGGTGCCCACTAGGCTTCAGCAATTGGCTGCTAAGCATAAGGTGGTTCTTTGTATAAGGCAGAAGTACATCAGGTATAAGCCCTTTATGGCTGAGGTTAAGGACTATGCTTGTCATAGGGCCGGGGAGCCCGTGGCGAAGAAGTCCAAGATTTTGAAGAGGGAGCCGTATGCTTCAAAGAGGTGTGGGTGCGGGTTTCGGATTAGGGCCATTGTTCCGATTACGAATTACAATGAAAGGGACAAGACTTTTGTGTATCAGGAGGAGGGGGTGGCAGTGTTTAAGCTGTATGCTGTGCATTCAGGGCATGAGCCGGGTCCTTTGGACGGAAATGCGAGGATTATGCATCGGGTTGTGGGGCACAAAGGTGGGATTTTTATGGATCAGGATACTGTGTATGGGGTCAGTGAGGAATTGGACAATGATGGGTTTGGATTGTTCGGGAAGGATGAGGGGGACATGCAGTTTTTAGTGATGCAGCAGGTGCAGGAATTGAGAGCTGAAGTTGGGCTTTTAGAAGAGAAAATTGTGAAAATACCGCAGGAGCTTTTGAGTTCAGTGTCTCGAGATTTGTTTGATCTCGTGAATAAAGTTAGACAAGTAGGAGAGGAGAGTTCAAAGCCAATGGATTTGCTACACGATAAGACGCTTGCAGGTGATATTTTGGTTGGGGATAATGATTTGGCCCATTGGAGTGATCACCATCATGAACGTTTATATGGAGATGGCAAGGACGCTGATTTgattgaggatgatgaagacAGTTTTGGGCGAACTCTTGGGGATGGTGTCCCTTGGGAGCAGCTGAGGGAAGACTGCAGGACTCCGAAAGATCTGATCGGTGACCCTTGTAAGCCCGAAAAGTGGTTGAAGTGCAGTGAATTTGATGAGAAGAGCATGCTTGATTGCGAGGATACTAAACTAACCAAGTCTTTAAGACATGATGAGGGTATAGGGGCAGATGTAGGTCTTGTTGGTATACAGGTCGATAGCTTCTATCAAGCGAATTCGAAATGGTTTGATTCTCCTTGTGGGTTGGACCCAGCTGCAGATTGTGGGGATAATACATTCAGGAATGGGGAGATTGTTTAG
- the LOC139197725 gene encoding DEAD-box ATP-dependent RNA helicase 52C-like, with product MGLSPARGVFLSALILSPTRELAGQIHEEAKKFGYQSRVKIVVAYGGAPISQQVRILDKGCDILDSANGIFVSGNGEAAEEDCSKETHFLENTVDSEKPISRQVPRDGDQDQIPPPNGKCNLFSTAVPVPHPWLHRW from the exons ATGGGGTTGTCACCGGCTCGCGGCGTGTTCCTCTCCGCCCTCATCTTGTCTCCAACGAGAGAGCTGGCTGGTCAGATTCATGAGGAAGCTAAGAAATTTGGTTATCAGAGTAGGGTGAAGATTGTTGTTGCTTATGGTGGAGCTCCAATTTCTCAGCAGGTACGTATTCTGGATAAGGGTTGTGATATCCTTGATTCTGCAAATGGaatttttgtttctgggaatggTGAAGCAGCAGAGGAGGATTGTAGT aaagaaaCCCATTTTCTCGAAAATACTGTGGATTCAGAGAAGCCAATTTCTAGGCAAGTTCCAAGAGATGGAGATCAGGACCAGATACCTCCACCAAATGGAAAGTGCAATCTTTTCTCCACGGCAGTTCCTGTTCCACATCCATGGCTCCACCGCTGGTGA